The Malus sylvestris chromosome 8, drMalSylv7.2, whole genome shotgun sequence genomic interval attctAATTTCATTGCATTATTAGCAATGTTTGTTATTGAAGCTTGTAGTCAGTAGAAGAATCTAGTTTTAACTGGAGAAAATGGTATGTTGAACTTATCCTTATGATAATATTTGATTTTATGTCTGGCTCAGGGTTCAACAGTTAAGTCCTCGTCCCCAAGTCAAAGCACATCTGCAAAAGGTCGGGCAGCACAAAGGAAACTTACGAATGGGAGCGGTGCAAAGCACTCACCTATTGGTAAAGGTCCAGTAAAGGGATCTATGAAGCAAATATTACATCCAGGGATGCTATCTAGTCAGGATTGTGCCACTGCTCCTTACGGTGCTGTTACTGGATTAAAAGTCACTGAAGATGGCATGTACCTCTTAAGTGCACTTTGAGTGATTTAATTTTGGAGGTTTGTTATGCTTGAGAAGCAAATCCATTTAAATTGTCTATCCTATGTTTGAGTCCCTTTAACCGAGTTAATGTTTATACTAATCGTAGTGTTTCAGGTTCACTGTttacttttttaattatatCCATCAATTTACACTTTATCACAGAATTATTGAAGTTTAACCCAATTCGCTGGTGTCATACAGTACAGATCACACTTCAGAATACGACCTtcaacagaaaataaaaataaaaagagaaaagcatGCATGGGGGATCTCACACCTTAGTTTCCTAATGTTTGATTCATTCCTTTCATGCATAAGTTAGTCTAATTGGTTTTTCATTCATTCCTCACTGCCGATGTCATTGATCGATCTTTTGCATTTCAGGTTCCGATTCAAGACTTGTGGGATATAGAATCTGGCTGCAATACTTTGGTGGACTTTGAAACTGTGCGTATGCAAAGCAGCAAGCCCATACAGTTAGCTACAAGTCAGAATTCGGAGCTTGTTTTTGTTCCATGCATGACAGCTGTGAAGGTAATGCATTCTTTTCGTAGGTTTGAGTCTTTTGAATTGTACATGTGGATTAAAATACAAGCATCTCTACAAACTTCAACGTTTGACATCCAGATTTTGTTTCTCAGGCATTCGATATGTGGTCAGGTGAAACATCCCTGAAATGTCGTGGTCACTATGAACATGTAAACTGTTGCTGGTTTGGTTCACAGGATCAGGTACTCTTCAAACAATTTACGATTTTTCTATAGGTCTTTTCCAATCAATGCTTTATAAACTAAAATGGCATTTAATATTAAAGTCAGTTGCTCCAACTTCTATGTCAATTAACGGGAGTTGTAAGCCCTTTTTCCAACTGTTCTAAGATCAGAttaaaaattacaaagcctGTTGAAGTTTTCCGTTAATTTATTTATTCCATGAGCTCACCTTGTTATCTATGGATTATTGATGATTTTTGAATCCTGTATGAATTGTAATTCATGTCTCTCATTGCAGGAATTGTTCACTGGTGGCGATGATAGACAAATTCTAGTTTGGTCGCCGCCAAGAATGGTTTCCAATGAGGTGGGACACCTGATAATTTTGTGTATCTAACCTTATTAGTTGCTTAGCGGCTTGTATCTTATGCATGTTTGGAAATGCAGGATAAAAGACCATCCAAGGACGAGGATAATTGGAGTGACTAGCATCCGCTGTGCTTGTGATCCTCATTTCCGCTAGGTAGAGCACCTTTGTCTTTCTCGGAGTTTCCTGTTTTGCTTTTAGATCTAAGAGGCTGTATTTGATAGTCACAATGATTAGTAAGTTTATATTTTCTTGCggcgtgtatatatatgtacatttaAACTCATTCTTAAAGTAGAATCCAGGGAAAAATTCATGGAAAAACTTGTGCATTGatgaattaaaagaagaaaaactgaGTCTGTTCTGaacgaaaaataaatttgataaGTGATATTTAGTTTaataacacattaaaaaattgtacataattACCAAATGTATCTGTCAAATATTTCCCTCGATAATTTGTTCAGTTATCCTATATAGTTACACCCTAACAAAATCCTGGAATCAAACTAAAATTCTGTTGGTTGTACCACGCTGAGAAACTAGGTTCGTTGTTGTCCAACAGCATGCAGTCAACATCAATCAAAAACTTGTCACCGGAGGCAACGTTCCCCAATTCTTGGTCTGAAGCTCCATTCTCCGGCTGATTGTCTTCTGCCTGAGTTACTGTAGAGGTGGCACCGGGCGATCCATCAAATTTGATACTTCCTTCAAACGGTATGGTTGTTGGCGTCGTAGAGTTGGTCCTTTTCAATACTTTATGGCACAAGATGGTGTCCTGGAAATCCATGAAAGTATAATTCAGAAACTGCATCCTCTCATTAGCTGTCATCTTTGAAAACCCAAATGAAGTGCTGGTCCATGTATCCAGTGTGCTGGAAGCAGAAGGCAAAATCAATCTCCCAACTCCCAAGTTGACGAGCTGGTTTTCAAGCTCATccatcataacatgacacattcCTTGCCTACGATAATGGAACCTAGTTGCCACCAGAGGTATTTCCGCCAACTCACTGTATATCCTCACGCTACCGACGGTAATCACTTCCTCATCTCTCTCCAAAAGCACTGTGTAAAACCTTCTGAAGTTCAGGCGGCTAAGGTCCGATTCTCTGTTGAAAATAATGTCCTCGACAATGTCTCTTTTCGTGTAAGGATCCTTAGAAGGCTCGAAACACTCGTGCATCACACTCAGGGCCAAATTGAGCTTGCTGTAGTTCTCTGTCAAGTCTTCCATGTCAGAATCAGACGGAGTAGATGGCCTCAATATTGTCCACGTCAGATTGTCGGGACCCACCAGAATTCGTTTCCCCACAATCTTGTTGATTCCCTTATATATGCCTTCACATTTTCTGCTGCAAAACCAGTTTTCTTTGGAATCCCTTTCCAATTCCGCAACGCCTTCATTCCTCAGGCACCCAAAGTGGTATTTTTTATCACATTGGCTACATATCACAAAACCATTATTTCTATCCTCCTTAGGGTTTCCTTTACCACACTTCACACAGCAACACGATGGGCAGAACCAATTGCCTTCCAACACGTCCTTCAAATCGAGACAACTAGTGTGGAATGCAGCAGGACACCGATCACACAGAATCAGATCGCCTCCAAAGTGACACACGGTGCATATATCATCATTCTGctcatgatgatgatgatgatcttgATGCACATTGTCAGCCCTCGAATCGTCGTTTGACCGTGTGACAGTGTTGGTGCTTCCTTTCCGACTCTTCATCATCTGCCTCTGACAATCGTTGAGAGTCCTGCCATCTTCCAATATAATGTGGGCGCTTGGTCTATGGTTTGTGCTACCAACATGTGTTTCAAATCCAGTGAGGGTAAACACCTTAGAACAACAGTCACACTTGATTCCCTCGCGGGTTATCTGACCGGTTGCCAATGGACTGTCAGTGCCTCTTCTAGGGCGGTAGTGTACCTTAGCATTCGGCGACACAGCATTACTGTCTATCAACCAAGACAGGACTGTCCTAGGGTTTCGAGTACCAGGATCCGTTATCTCAATCTCTCTCGCTGTTTTGGTAGACCGTAAAAGGCGTGTGACCTGCTGTTTAGTAGCTTTATTCTGTTTCCTTAGTCTCTTCATATCCGCAAGAACCTTCCCTCGCTTCTGTTTCGGACTCCAATCATCATCGACCTTCGATGTTTCACCAATCTTTCTCTTCTTAACCGTTTTTCTTGATGTCGATTGCGGCATAACATCTACTACGATATCAGGAGCAGCAGAGCACTCCACGGACACCACGGAATTTGAAGTAGTGCTTTCGGAAAACACTCCTCCTCCTGGAGAATTTACACAGGCTTGGCAAGCCAAGCGTAGCGAGTAGTAGACTTTTCCGATGGGAGACTCGTACCGTAACTCAGTCTTCTGTTGCTTGTTAGCATACCAGAACTTCCATCCCAAGGCGGAGAGGTGCCTTTTCGCCTTCTCAGTGACGTCGGACTTCCCGCGGCCGCGCTTCGTGTTGCCATTCGCCCAGTATTGAACTGCCGAGGGGCAGAATTCTGGTTCCACTGTAAGTACCAGCTTTTGCTTCATCGCCTTCATCAAAATCTTCAAACCCTAAAAACTCTAATGTAGAAAAATATAATCCAAGAACTCAAGAAATTGAGAAAGACAgagaagttagagagagagagagagagttatatTAGGGTTCAATGTGATGGAGGAGGTGTGGGATATTTAACTTGGGTGCTACGGAATTCCTAGTACCAACAGGAAATTTTTTATCTTTGCCCAGATCAACGGTCAGAATTCGTCTCCACTACTTTTTTCGAATTTTGTTGGCATGGAACGAAAAAACCCAATCTCGGTAAAATATTTGACGATATAAGAAAATCAGTAGTTGGAGAACAACTGAGAGAGATTCATAGTGAAGTATTTGGGTCGGTTGCGATTATGATATATATGGGCCGGTCGGGTTTTCCTAATGGACTGAGGATTTCTGGTTTTTTGAAATttatctctattaattaatgaaactctCATTGTCAAttaaaagagggtgaaaagattATTTAGTCTtatatcacacaaaaaaatgatgggaaataatgtaatttcacatgtccaaattttactatttttaattGAAACCTCACCTAccggtgatgttaaaataccttcaatattaaaaataaaaaccaaaaacaaaaacctctcactccccgtgtaggcaaatgctagttaTATTTATTGGAACGTTCTGATTTAGTACTTATTTTTAAGACCAACATCAATGGTTGGGATTAAATCTAAACTTTTAGCCCAAAAAATTAAGTTCTAACTCAAAATAGCTTTTCTTCTCCAATGATatttgcttaaaattttagccgaaattattaaagaatgattttagtttattttttatttttgacaactttttttgtataaataaaatttatgtagattatcctaCTTTatatttatgaacattttaacacaaaagtatttaaatttggataaacaataGAAAATCGCTAAATTTATCTCATTCTTACGCATATACACCACATGAAAGAACATGGAAAACCACATGACCTACCCCATGCTTAAAATCAAATACACAGGTGAgcagaaagataaaaaaataaaaaaaataaagaagaattgtTTGGCAAAAGTGGTTTTTTTGtagatgtttgaacaaatacatagataTTTATAGACTGTTTGagtgaatttttatttaaataattatttaaattgttttagCTATTGGATTTAATTTTAAgttgtcaaatttttttatcattagaTTTGCTCATATTCGATCATATGCATTGGATttaatgtatttataaatttaatttaaaaaaaattgaatctagATCGCTGATTGAACTAGCAATCTAACCACGTGGGtcatacaataaaaaaaatagttgttAGTTTGTCCGCAAGTAGCCAACGGAGTCAACAACCGGGCTAAATTTGGCTTAAAAATAAGTTTTAAcctaaattctttttttttttttttgctcaacGATTAAAGAAGTTTTGGTTAAGTTAAaaacttgaattttgaattttaacccaATCATAAAAAATTGGTCTAAAGGATTAGAAATATCTATTCAAAATGTTTAGGCATCAACCCGTGAATAAGTTTCTACGAGCGGTTGATAAATCAATCCAAAAAGTGTGGAGGGCTCAAATCAACGGTCCAAAACAATCTTGCTTGCACGAAACGCGAGGTTGAATCCCCCAATCATATATACCATCACAAACACCGCCCACCCAGTTTTCATAGAATTTATCACTTCACCAATATACGTTGCATATAAAATTGGAAATTAATCCAAAACAAGTAAGCACGTAGTTGAAAGTGTAGTTCATAGTTAACAAATTTAGACTTTGCCAACCAGAAGTTGGTGGGAAATATGAAAAAAGGTTAACTTTGTGTTTTAAAAAATTGAGGGAGAGGAGCACTAAATCAATAATAATTCATACTTTAGTGTCATGTCTTAGTCCTATATTTGATTACAAATCTATGGAAAGTTCTATTTAGTACATATATTTTAGTATCATGCTCGCTTCTCTTGAggcgtatttatttatttgttctaAATTGGTATGCAAGATAAAGATGTTTCGTGCAGTTTTAATAGGCTTTTTAACTAAAATGATATTGGAAATTAGTATAACTCTTCattttggtctctgagatttgaaatcaataaaagtagtTCCTGAGTTTATCAACCAccaattattttggttatttcgttaaaaaatatgttaattaagGACCAATATGAGAAAAAAGGCCCACAACTTAATAAACActgggccaaaatgatttgacaaatttTGAGGGTatatttgtcattttatccttattaatGGAGATTTGTCAcgaaatgatcaaaataattgatgATGAACAAACTTAGAGACCATTACTATTGCTTTCAAATTTCAAGAACAAAAATGAAGAGTTAtgtcaatttcaatgaccattttgattaaaaaaaccTTCGTAATAACGTATCATATATCGTTTACAACTTTATGTTCAAGTTTTCTATGCAGTAGGTGAACACGCGTTCATGTCTAACATTCTTAGATCAAAATCTTAATGCCCACTTGATTTCCCATCCCAAAATTTGCACTTAAAAATGATTAACCAGCTAACACTTGATTCTTTCTtgattattaaaataaacactTGGATTAAGTGTGAATAATTAAGGTCATTAGCGGAAGTCAATGCTTTCTACATCACTTCGTATTTAATCTTCAACCCTCTCGCGGCAAAACCTACAAAGTACAAACACACACTCTCCTCCCAAATGCTCTGTTTCAAATGAAAGACCACTCTCAGCCAAACCACAACTGTCAAACCACCGCCGTCTCCTCCTCTCCTTCCACCCCACCGGATATGGATGCCGGAATATGGAGCAAGCTGCCGGAGGAGCTCCTCGAGCTCGTCCTCTCTTTCCTTCCTCTCAAAAACTTACTGAATCTTCGATCGACTTGCAAGCGCTTCAAGTCTCTGTTATTCTCTCCCTCCTTCGTCTTCAAGCACTCCTCCTCCCCCTTCccctccttcctcctcctctcccACCCTCAGTGCTTCCACCACTTCCCTCTCTATGACACCACCGCCGCAACCTGGCGCAAGTTACCtttgtctctctctcctctgctACCCTGTGCAACAGGCGCAGCACAAGCCTCCCTCCTCTCTTCGTCCAATGGGTTGCTCTGTTTCCTTCTTCCCAATTCGTTTCTCGTCTTGAACCTTATGACCAAGTCCTCCAGAGTGATCGAATTTCCATATTACCCTTTTGGATTCGAGATTTTCTCTTTGATTGCCACCCCTGCTGGGTACAATATGTTCATGATCTCTTCCGGATCGTCGTCCAAAAGCACTTTGCTCTACGATTCGAAGGCCCAATCTTGGCAAAAATTCAACTTTTCAGAGACGGTTTTAAGCAACAATTGTCAGGAGACGGGAGTTTACTTCAAAGGGTGTTTGTATTTCGTGACGCCAGAGCCGTTTTCGATTGTCTGCTTCGAATTGGAGAGCGGGAAGTGGGAAAGACCGATTCCGGAGCTGCCGGCAGAGCTCATGTTTGCTCGGCTGGTCAGCAGCGGAGACGGCGGAGGAGGAGAGGGGAAGAAGCTGTGTCTGATTGGTGGGGTCGGCAGAAATGGGATTGCCAGGAGCTTAAAAGTGTGGGAATGGGAATGCAGCGGCGGAATGAAGTGGGTGGAGGTGGAGAGATTGCCGGAAAGGATGTGCAAGAAGTTGATGTCGGTTTGTTTCCACAACTACGAGCACCTGTACTGCTTTTGGCATCAGGGTTTGATCTGCGTCTGCTGCTACAATTGGCCGGAGGTTTTGTACTTCAAGGTTTCGAGGAGGACGTGGCATTGGGTCCCCAAATGCCCTTCTCTGCCGGATAAATCCAACTGCGGGTTCCGGTGGTTTTCCTTTATGCCGAACTTGTATGCATCGGCTTGAGGAGAAAGAATTGCATGAAACGATAAGCAACGATGGCGTTGTGTTATTAACTTGTTAGTCCGAGAGGTGACGGTGGTAGTGTCTAAGGGGTGCAAGTCTTTTCTCAatttctgcttctgcttctgatAAGTACTTATTTGTTACCTTGATCCGATTCTGCTTGTGTACATTTTCATAAAGGGAGATCTGTTTAGACATtagatttttactttttttttattttatttgttgtaGGATTTCAGAACATTGTGTCACGATATTTTGTAATGATATACTACCACGTTTTTgtatcatttttgtttttttcctatTCAATAGTACAAGAGATGCTAATTTGACGTTAATTTCTTACCCAAAGTGATTTTCAAACATTGATTTTAGCTTCatatatttctctttatttataaccattagattgaataaatcaatcaGA includes:
- the LOC126631559 gene encoding F-box/kelch-repeat protein At5g43190-like; the encoded protein is MKDHSQPNHNCQTTAVSSSPSTPPDMDAGIWSKLPEELLELVLSFLPLKNLLNLRSTCKRFKSLLFSPSFVFKHSSSPFPSFLLLSHPQCFHHFPLYDTTAATWRKLPLSLSPLLPCATGAAQASLLSSSNGLLCFLLPNSFLVLNLMTKSSRVIEFPYYPFGFEIFSLIATPAGYNMFMISSGSSSKSTLLYDSKAQSWQKFNFSETVLSNNCQETGVYFKGCLYFVTPEPFSIVCFELESGKWERPIPELPAELMFARLVSSGDGGGGEGKKLCLIGGVGRNGIARSLKVWEWECSGGMKWVEVERLPERMCKKLMSVCFHNYEHLYCFWHQGLICVCCYNWPEVLYFKVSRRTWHWVPKCPSLPDKSNCGFRWFSFMPNLYASA
- the LOC126632656 gene encoding increased DNA methylation 1-like, translating into MKQKLVLTVEPEFCPSAVQYWANGNTKRGRGKSDVTEKAKRHLSALGWKFWYANKQQKTELRYESPIGKVYYSLRLACQACVNSPGGGVFSESTTSNSVVSVECSAAPDIVVDVMPQSTSRKTVKKRKIGETSKVDDDWSPKQKRGKVLADMKRLRKQNKATKQQVTRLLRSTKTAREIEITDPGTRNPRTVLSWLIDSNAVSPNAKVHYRPRRGTDSPLATGQITREGIKCDCCSKVFTLTGFETHVGSTNHRPSAHIILEDGRTLNDCQRQMMKSRKGSTNTVTRSNDDSRADNVHQDHHHHHEQNDDICTVCHFGGDLILCDRCPAAFHTSCLDLKDVLEGNWFCPSCCCVKCGKGNPKEDRNNGFVICSQCDKKYHFGCLRNEGVAELERDSKENWFCSRKCEGIYKGINKIVGKRILVGPDNLTWTILRPSTPSDSDMEDLTENYSKLNLALSVMHECFEPSKDPYTKRDIVEDIIFNRESDLSRLNFRRFYTVLLERDEEVITVGSVRIYSELAEIPLVATRFHYRRQGMCHVMMDELENQLVNLGVGRLILPSASSTLDTWTSTSFGFSKMTANERMQFLNYTFMDFQDTILCHKVLKRTNSTTPTTIPFEGSIKFDGSPGATSTVTQAEDNQPENGASDQELGNVASGDKFLIDVDCMLLDNNEPSFSAWYNQQNFSLIPGFC